The stretch of DNA GGCGCATGATCCCCGGCGCGTCGCCGCCCATGTGGAAGGTGTGCGGCGCGCAGTACAGGAACCTGGCGTTCGGCGAGTTCAGCCCGCGGATCATGTCCACGGCCACGTGCCCGTCCTCGACGAAGTCGTCCGGGTGCGGTTCGAGCGTGATGGTGATGCCTTCCCGCTCGAAGATCGGCAGCAGTTCCGCCATGGACTTGAAGAACTTGCCCTCGCTGCGGCTGGACTGCTCCGGCCTGCCGTTGAACTCGGAGACCATCACTTCGACCCCGAGCAGCGAGGTGATCTCGATGGCGCGCTTCCAGTAGCGCACCGCGGCTTCCCGCTCCTCCTCGTCCGGGCCGGACCAGCGGTAGAGCGGGAGCACGGAGGCGATCCCCACGCCCGCGGCGTCGAGTTCGCGGCGGAACTTCCGCAGCATGTCGTCGTCGATGCGCGGATGCCGGAAGAACGGCAGCACGTCCTCGCGCGGCGACAGCTCGATCCACTCGTAGCCGAGCCCGGCCACCAGCTTCGGCAGTTCCAGCAGCGGCGTGTGCCGGAACATCGTCGGATCCAGAGCGATCTTCACGGTTCTCCTTCAGCGCCGTCTCGTCGTGCGCATCGCACTTCGGTCCACAAAGGACGGCACTAGTCGTAGATGCCGGGGCGTGCCGCGAGCGAGATTTCCGCTCGCTGCCCCGTTTCCTGCGCTTGCACTCCGGCTTCGCAAGCCGCCGCGGCGGCGTAGCCGTCCCACGCCGACGCGCCGTCGATGCCGCCTTCCCGGGCGGCGTGCGCCCAGCGCTGGAACTCCGCGTCGAACGCGGCCCGGAACCGCGGCCGGAAGTCGGCGGTGACCTGCCCGCCCCAGCGGCCCGCGGTGTGCGTGCGCATCCCGGTGTCGCCGCCGACGGTGGCGGTGCCGTGCTCGCACACCGCTTCGCACCGAACCTGGTAACCGAACCGGCAATGCACGAAGATCTCCACGTCGACCAGCACGCCGCGCGCGGTTTCGATCGTGACGATCTGCGGGATTCCGGCGTCATCGCTGCGGACCAGGCCCTGCTGACGCACCGACACGGCGGTGAGCTCGTCGCCGAGCAGCCACCGCGTGGTGTCGAACTCGTGCACCACCGAGTCGTTGATCAGCATGTTGGTGGTGAACCCGGGCGGGTGCGCGGCGTTGCGGTGCGCGCAGTGCAGCAGCAGCGGCTCGCCCAGTTCGGAGTCGTCCAGAAGTCCTTTCAGGTCAAGGAATTCCGGGTCGAAGCGGCGCATGAACCCGACCTGCACGAGCTTGCGCCCGCGGTCGGCTTCGGCTTGCACGACCCGCAGCGAGGACTTCGAGTCCGGGGTGAGCGGTTTTTCGCACAGCACTGGGATTCCGCGTTCGACGGCCGCCAGCAGCAGCGGCTCGTGCACCGGCCCGGGCGATGCGATCACCACCGCGTCCACATCGGACGCCCCGATCACTCCGATGGGGTCGGTTTCGGCGCGAGCGCCGGGAATTCCCTCGACGGCAGCGCGCGCCCGGTCGGCATCCGGGTCGCCGACGGCGACCAGCCGGGCGCCGCTGACCCGCTCGTGGATGCGCCGCGCGTGATCGGAACCCATCATGCCGGCGCCGATCAGGCCGACCCGCAGGTCTTGGTCGCTCATGGTTCCTCCGTCGTTCAGCGCCGACCGGCGCCGCAGCGGGTCAGGTAGTCGCGGGTGCGCCGGGCGATCGGCTCGGGAACGTCCGGGGAGCACGGGTAGAGGTCCTGCTCGACGATCGCGAACAGGTCCGCGTCCAGGTCCCGGGTGGCGCTGATGATCGGCTCCAGCTCCGGCACCCCGTTCGGCGGTTCGCACATCACGCCGCGCCGCACCGCGGGCCCGAACGGCAGGTCCTCCTGCTGCACGCCGGCCAGCACCCGCGGGTCGACCTGCTTGAGGTGCAGGTAGCCGATGCGATCCGGGTACTTCGCGATCAGCTCCAGGTTGTCCCCGCCGCAGTAGGAGATGTGCCCGGTGTCCAGGCACAGCGTCACGAACTGCGGATCGGTCATCTCCAGGAAGCGTTCGACGTGCGGCTGGGTGTCGACGTGGCTGTCGGCGTGCGGGTGGAATTGCAGGCGCACGCCGTATTCCTCGTGCAGCGCTTTGGCGAGGCGGTCGATCCCCTTGCCGAGGTCGCGCCAGGACCCGTCACCGAGTTCGCGGTCCTGCACCTGCTCGCCGGTGCCCTGGTCGCGCCACATCTCCGGGATCACCACGACGTGCTCCGCGCCCAGCGCGGTGGTCAGCTCGGCGACCTGCCGGACGTGCTCCCAGGTCTCCTGCCAGACCTCGTCACCGCGGTGCATCGCGGCGAAGCAGGTTCCGGCCGAGAGCGTCAGCCCGCGGCGGGCGAGTTCGTCGCGCAGCTGGTTCGGATCGGTGGGCAGGTAGCCGTACGGGCCGAGTTCGATCCACTCGTAACCGGCGCCGGAGACTTCGTCGAGGAAGCGCCGCCACGGTGGCTGCTGGTCGTCCTGCGGGAACCAGACGCCCCAGGAGTCCGGTGCCGAGCCGACCCGCAGGGGGCCGGCTCGCAGGGACTCTGCTCGCGATGGTCCGGCCGCGTTGCCGTTGCTCATCGAAGTCGTCTCCTTCTGTGCGCCGAGGGGCGGGGAGGGTCGTCCGGTCCGAGCGGCCGCGCGGCGCGGCGTTGTGACGCCGGTCTCCGCGCTTTCGGTAGCCGGTAGTTTTCACCGCGGCAATGCCGGTGTCAATACTTGGTCCTGACATACTTACGTACTGAGGATTGCCGTGCCGAAGGTCCGCCGGCCCGCGGCGGGTGGACAGCCTCCAGCGGCGCCGCAGCGCTGAACGCGGCGCGGAGTCCGAATTCGGGCGTCAGAGGTTGTCGCCGCGCAAGGACAGATCGAACGAGTAGCGCGATGCGCGGTAGACGTGCGAGCCGTACTCCACCACTCGCCCGGCCTGGTCGTAGGTGGTGCGCTCCATCGTCAGCAGGGCCGCGCCGACCGGCTCGTCCAGCAGCTCGGAGTCGTCTTCGGTAGCGACCCGCGCGCCGATCGTCTGGTCCGCGGCGTGCAGCCGCACGCCCGCGCCGCGCAACAGCTGGTAAAGCCCGCGTTCGGCGAGCTCGTCGGTGCTCGGGCTGATCAGGTCGGCGGGCAGGTGGTTGTGCATCCGCGCGATCGGCTCACCGCCCGCGAAGCGCACTCGTTCGAGCCGCAGCACCTCGTCGGTGCGGTTCAGGCCGAGCGTGGCGGCGAGTTCGCCGGGCACCTGCTCGACGGCGTTGACCAGCACACGCGTTCCGGGGCTGCGGTCGATCTCGGTGAGGTCGTCGAACAGGCTGCTCAGCTGCAGCGAGCGCTTGACCTTGTTGAACACCACCTGGGTGCCCGCGCCGCGCTTGCGCACCACCAACCCCTTGTCGACCAGCGAGCCGATCGCCTGGCGCACGGTCGGCCGGGACAGCCCGAGGGTGGCGGCCAGCTCGACCTCGTTGTCCAGCCGCGCGCCCACCGGCAGCTCGCCGGAGTCGATGGCGGCTTCGATCTGGCTGGCCACCTGGTAGTACAGCGGCACCGGGCTGGCGTGCTCCACGGTGATCCGGGCTGCCGGGTTCCAGCCGGAGCCGTCCTTGGGGGCCCGGCTCTTGCCGGCTGAGTCCTTGCCGGCTGAGCCTTTGCCCGCGGGGCCTTTGCCTGCCGAGCCCTTGCCGGCGGGTCCCTTGCCGGTCGGGCGCTGCGTCGAGGTCACGCACGCCACGGTAACAAGACGTGCTTAAGTAAGTATGTCCGGACATTATATTGACAGTCGGCGAGCGGGCCGAGTAGACACGACTGCGCACCGCAGCGGCCTCCGGCCGCGCACCGCGACACCCCGCGCCAGGAGGGCAGCAGCCGATGCAGTTCGACTTGATCACGATGGGGCGCCTCGGCGTGGACGTGTACCCGCTGCAGACCGGCGTCTCGCTGGCGGAGGTCTCCTCGTTCGGCAAGTACCTCGGCGGCACCGCGGCCAACGTCGCGATCGCCGCGGCCCGGCTCGGCCGCAGCACGTCGCTGATCAGCCGCACCGGCGCGGACCCGTTCGGCGAATACCTGCACGCGCAGCTGCGCGAGTTCGGCGTGGACGACCGGTGGGTCACGGCCGTGCAGCGGTATCCGACCCCGGTGACGTTCTGCGAGCTGTTCCCGCCGGACGAGTTCCCGCTGTACTTCTACCGCTACCCGAAAGCGCCGGACCTGGAGATCCACACGGAGGAGCTGGATCTGGACGCCGTCGCGGCCGCGCGGATCTTCTGGATGACCGGGACCGGGCTGGCCGAAGAACCCAGCCGGTCGTCCACTTTGGACGCGCTGCGGCACAGGGCGAAGCGCGGCACCACCGTGTTCGACCTGGACTGGCGGCCGATGTTCTGGCCCGACCACGCCGAAGCGACGCGCTGGTACCGGGAAGCGCTGCAGCACGTGACGGTCGCCGTCGGCAACGTCGACGAGTGCGAAACCGCCGTCGGCACCCGCGATCCGGACGCCGCCGCGGACGCGCTGCTGGCCGCGGGCGTGGAACTGGCCGTGGTCAAGCAGGGGCCGAAGGGCGTGCTCGCGCGCACCCGCGCCGAGGAAACCGTCGCGCCGCCGGTTCCGGTCGACGTCGTCAACGGGCTCGGTGCCGGCGACGCCTTCGGCGGCGCGCTGTGCCACGGGTTGCTCGGCGAATGGGACCTGGCGCCCACGATGCGGTTCGCCAACGCCGCGGGCGCGCTCGTCGCTTCCCGGCTGGCCTGTTCCTCGGCGATGCCGCACGAGCACGAGGTCGACGCCCTGCTGCCACCGGACTCCCCCGACTCCCCGAAAGCCCAGGCGCCGAGCGCCTGAGTCGAAAGCGAGCACCGCCCCATGCGGATCAGCGAACTCACGCGGGTGCGAGCCACCCGCCCGGAAGCGGTCCGGGAAGCCGCGCAGCGCCGCGCCCGGCGCCCGCTGCTCGGCGACACCGGCCGCCTCATGATCGTCGCCGCGGACCATCCCGCGCGCGGCGCGCTCGGCGCGGGCGACGACGCGCTGGCGATGGCGAACCGGCTGGACCTGCTGGAACGGCTGTGCGTGGCGCTGCAGCGGCCCGGAGTGGACGGCGTGCTGGGCACCTCGGACGTGCTCGACGACCTGCTGCTGCTGGGTGCGCTGGAGAACAAGGTCGCGATCGGTTCGATGAACCGCGGCGGCCTGGCAGGCGCGTCGTTCGAGCTGGACGACCGGTTCACCGGCCACCGGGCGCAGGACATCGAGCGGCTGCGCTTCGACGGCGGCAAGTTGCTGCTGCGCCTGGACTACGCCGACGCGGGTTCGCTGGCGACGATGACCGGGGCCGCGCAGGCGGTCAACGAGCTCGCCGAGCGCGGGCTGATGGCGATGGTCGAGCCGTTCCTGTCCCGGCGGGAAGGCGGCAAGGTGCGCAACGACCTGTCCGCGGAAGCGGTGACCCGCTCGATCTCGATCGCTTCCGGGCTGGGCGGCACCTC from Saccharopolyspora sp. SCSIO 74807 encodes:
- a CDS encoding sugar phosphate isomerase/epimerase, with translation MKIALDPTMFRHTPLLELPKLVAGLGYEWIELSPREDVLPFFRHPRIDDDMLRKFRRELDAAGVGIASVLPLYRWSGPDEEEREAAVRYWKRAIEITSLLGVEVMVSEFNGRPEQSSRSEGKFFKSMAELLPIFEREGITITLEPHPDDFVEDGHVAVDMIRGLNSPNARFLYCAPHTFHMGGDAPGIMRRAGELLTHVHLADSFDHTASSGLRYIVNPPDSTARVHQHLDIGEGDVDWDELFGSLREIGFDGTMTAAVFGNEHRARDSSEQMLQKTSEFIRKHW
- a CDS encoding Gfo/Idh/MocA family protein, with amino-acid sequence MSDQDLRVGLIGAGMMGSDHARRIHERVSGARLVAVGDPDADRARAAVEGIPGARAETDPIGVIGASDVDAVVIASPGPVHEPLLLAAVERGIPVLCEKPLTPDSKSSLRVVQAEADRGRKLVQVGFMRRFDPEFLDLKGLLDDSELGEPLLLHCAHRNAAHPPGFTTNMLINDSVVHEFDTTRWLLGDELTAVSVRQQGLVRSDDAGIPQIVTIETARGVLVDVEIFVHCRFGYQVRCEAVCEHGTATVGGDTGMRTHTAGRWGGQVTADFRPRFRAAFDAEFQRWAHAAREGGIDGASAWDGYAAAAACEAGVQAQETGQRAEISLAARPGIYD
- a CDS encoding sugar phosphate isomerase/epimerase, with translation MSNGNAAGPSRAESLRAGPLRVGSAPDSWGVWFPQDDQQPPWRRFLDEVSGAGYEWIELGPYGYLPTDPNQLRDELARRGLTLSAGTCFAAMHRGDEVWQETWEHVRQVAELTTALGAEHVVVIPEMWRDQGTGEQVQDRELGDGSWRDLGKGIDRLAKALHEEYGVRLQFHPHADSHVDTQPHVERFLEMTDPQFVTLCLDTGHISYCGGDNLELIAKYPDRIGYLHLKQVDPRVLAGVQQEDLPFGPAVRRGVMCEPPNGVPELEPIISATRDLDADLFAIVEQDLYPCSPDVPEPIARRTRDYLTRCGAGRR
- a CDS encoding GntR family transcriptional regulator, whose translation is MEHASPVPLYYQVASQIEAAIDSGELPVGARLDNEVELAATLGLSRPTVRQAIGSLVDKGLVVRKRGAGTQVVFNKVKRSLQLSSLFDDLTEIDRSPGTRVLVNAVEQVPGELAATLGLNRTDEVLRLERVRFAGGEPIARMHNHLPADLISPSTDELAERGLYQLLRGAGVRLHAADQTIGARVATEDDSELLDEPVGAALLTMERTTYDQAGRVVEYGSHVYRASRYSFDLSLRGDNL
- the iolC gene encoding 5-dehydro-2-deoxygluconokinase encodes the protein MQFDLITMGRLGVDVYPLQTGVSLAEVSSFGKYLGGTAANVAIAAARLGRSTSLISRTGADPFGEYLHAQLREFGVDDRWVTAVQRYPTPVTFCELFPPDEFPLYFYRYPKAPDLEIHTEELDLDAVAAARIFWMTGTGLAEEPSRSSTLDALRHRAKRGTTVFDLDWRPMFWPDHAEATRWYREALQHVTVAVGNVDECETAVGTRDPDAAADALLAAGVELAVVKQGPKGVLARTRAEETVAPPVPVDVVNGLGAGDAFGGALCHGLLGEWDLAPTMRFANAAGALVASRLACSSAMPHEHEVDALLPPDSPDSPKAQAPSA
- a CDS encoding deoxyribose-phosphate aldolase, with the translated sequence MRISELTRVRATRPEAVREAAQRRARRPLLGDTGRLMIVAADHPARGALGAGDDALAMANRLDLLERLCVALQRPGVDGVLGTSDVLDDLLLLGALENKVAIGSMNRGGLAGASFELDDRFTGHRAQDIERLRFDGGKLLLRLDYADAGSLATMTGAAQAVNELAERGLMAMVEPFLSRREGGKVRNDLSAEAVTRSISIASGLGGTSAYTWLKVPVIDDIDRIGPVMESTTLPTVLLGGEVAADQDATFERWHKALRLPNVHGLVVGRSLLYPPDGDVASAVDTAVGLL